In Geopsychrobacter electrodiphilus DSM 16401, a single window of DNA contains:
- a CDS encoding MlaC/ttg2D family ABC transporter substrate-binding protein, with the protein MRLLIVLVMLSFALPVHASTISPREQMKQMVDGVFAVLNSDLTPEAKKQKISGTVQKYLSVESLSQRTLGVYWRQASADQLKHFMSLYVQILEQTYLNRVDDYSGGKVDYLQELIHKDKAILDTEFVSPERKISVKYKMLEMNGVWQIYDVLIEGVSLVRSYRSSYNEILRKEGFDGLFKRMDEKLAQMKKGA; encoded by the coding sequence ATGCGATTACTTATAGTTCTCGTTATGCTGAGTTTTGCCCTACCTGTTCACGCGTCGACAATCTCGCCTCGCGAGCAGATGAAGCAGATGGTTGATGGTGTCTTTGCCGTGTTGAACAGTGATCTTACCCCTGAGGCAAAAAAACAAAAGATCAGCGGCACCGTCCAGAAGTATCTGAGTGTGGAGTCTCTTTCACAACGTACCCTCGGGGTCTACTGGAGACAGGCTTCTGCTGATCAATTGAAGCATTTTATGTCGCTTTATGTGCAAATTCTTGAACAGACTTACCTGAATCGGGTTGATGATTATTCTGGCGGAAAGGTCGATTATCTTCAGGAGTTAATCCATAAAGACAAGGCGATTCTTGATACCGAATTTGTTTCCCCTGAGCGTAAGATTTCAGTCAAATATAAGATGCTTGAAATGAATGGTGTCTGGCAGATTTACGATGTTTTAATCGAAGGTGTCAGTCTGGTCCGGAGTTATAGGTCAAGTTATAACGAAATTCTCCGTAAAGAAGGATTTGACGGGCTATTTAAGCGGATGGATGAAAAGCTTGCCCAGATGAAAAAAGGTGCCTGA
- a CDS encoding MlaA family lipoprotein, translated as MRWTIFISIFCVFSLFVGAVHAQQTPQRISTKNVTDAAFANAFSDAFADEDSAPLISDPFETMNRGTFWFNDKLYFYFLKPVARVYSIVPRPARTSVGNFFSNLSSPVRVINSVLQLKLDDAGREISRFFINSIIGLGGLFDVADKWAKIPQKKEDFGQTLGFYHLGQGPYLILPFLGPSSLRDAGGTLVDTAFLDPFTLHLTQNWNLTEKTGLRVGQAINYLSLDDDSYEKIKRDSLDPYLFMRAAYAQYRLAKVAQ; from the coding sequence GTGCGTTGGACAATTTTTATTAGTATTTTTTGTGTATTTTCCCTTTTCGTAGGGGCTGTCCATGCTCAACAGACACCTCAACGGATATCTACGAAAAATGTGACTGATGCTGCCTTTGCCAATGCTTTTTCAGACGCGTTTGCCGACGAAGATTCTGCCCCGTTAATTTCAGACCCTTTTGAAACAATGAATCGTGGAACTTTCTGGTTTAACGATAAGCTCTATTTTTACTTCTTGAAGCCGGTAGCCCGCGTTTACTCCATAGTGCCGCGACCTGCCAGAACGTCAGTCGGGAATTTTTTTTCCAATCTCAGCAGCCCGGTGCGTGTTATTAACTCTGTACTGCAGCTGAAGCTGGACGATGCCGGTCGTGAGATCAGTCGGTTCTTTATCAACAGCATCATTGGTCTAGGCGGTTTATTTGATGTGGCCGACAAATGGGCGAAGATCCCGCAGAAAAAAGAAGATTTCGGTCAGACTCTTGGCTTTTATCATCTTGGTCAGGGCCCCTATCTGATACTTCCATTTCTGGGGCCATCAAGCCTGCGGGACGCTGGGGGGACTTTGGTTGATACGGCATTTCTTGATCCCTTCACGCTTCATCTGACGCAAAATTGGAATTTGACGGAAAAAACCGGTTTAAGAGTTGGACAGGCTATAAATTACCTGTCATTGGATGATGACAGTTATGAAAAAATCAAACGTGACTCTCTCGATCCCTACCTGTTTATGCGCGCGGCCTATGCTCAGTATCGGCTGGCAAAAGTGGCGCAATAA
- the mlaD gene encoding outer membrane lipid asymmetry maintenance protein MlaD — protein sequence MKRLSITKRINTEVAVGLFVVLGFLCFAWLSMRLGDVGLFEKPSYTVSAKFGSVSGLKPDGRVEISGVQVGKVIGIRLEPKSYQAIVQMKIDQGVLLQEDVIASIRTAGIIGDRYVSISPGGMDKVLKDGGVITETESAINLEQLLSKYIFQK from the coding sequence ATGAAACGGCTCTCTATAACGAAACGGATCAATACTGAAGTGGCAGTCGGCCTGTTTGTGGTTCTTGGCTTCCTCTGCTTTGCCTGGCTTTCCATGCGTTTGGGCGATGTTGGCCTATTCGAAAAACCCTCTTACACTGTCAGCGCTAAATTTGGTTCGGTCTCAGGATTAAAACCTGACGGAAGGGTTGAAATTTCCGGGGTACAGGTTGGGAAAGTTATTGGTATTCGGCTGGAGCCAAAGTCCTACCAGGCGATCGTGCAGATGAAGATTGATCAGGGTGTCCTGCTGCAGGAGGATGTTATCGCATCGATTCGTACTGCCGGTATTATTGGTGATCGCTATGTCAGTATATCCCCAGGAGGTATGGATAAGGTGTTAAAAGATGGTGGTGTAATTACCGAGACTGAATCGGCTATCAATCTGGAACAATTGCTCAGCAAATATATTTTTCAAAAGTAG
- a CDS encoding ABC transporter ATP-binding protein: MNDEKSSECPVVIELAGVVKRFGRQKVLAGVDLRVCEGTTTVIVGASGQGKSVILKHMLGLMRPDEGEVRIFGRDIAKASARELNIVRQDFGVLFQNVALFDSMTIFDNVALPLRERTKDTKQQVAARVEELFSMMDLPGVGSKYPAQLSGGMQKRVGLARALALNPKVMFFDEPTTGLDVMKSNEIYRLFHHTQERVGYTAVIVSHDVPKIFKLSDHVALLAEGIIQGQLTPEQFQRSENPLIREFVETTMGPIYSSEREETSL, from the coding sequence ATGAATGATGAAAAAAGCTCAGAATGTCCTGTGGTCATAGAATTAGCCGGCGTGGTGAAACGTTTTGGCCGTCAAAAGGTTTTAGCAGGGGTTGATCTGCGTGTGTGTGAAGGAACGACAACAGTCATTGTTGGCGCCAGTGGCCAGGGCAAGAGTGTTATCCTCAAGCATATGTTGGGTTTGATGCGGCCCGACGAAGGAGAAGTTAGAATTTTTGGTAGGGATATCGCCAAGGCCTCGGCGCGCGAATTGAATATTGTACGTCAAGATTTTGGCGTATTATTTCAAAATGTCGCCCTGTTCGATTCGATGACGATCTTTGATAATGTCGCTCTTCCCCTGCGTGAACGAACCAAGGATACTAAGCAGCAGGTTGCCGCCCGCGTTGAGGAGTTGTTCAGTATGATGGATCTCCCCGGCGTTGGTAGCAAGTACCCGGCACAACTTTCTGGGGGTATGCAGAAACGTGTCGGGTTGGCGCGGGCTTTGGCTTTAAATCCCAAGGTTATGTTTTTTGATGAGCCGACGACAGGCCTTGATGTCATGAAGAGCAACGAGATTTATCGTCTCTTTCATCACACCCAGGAGCGCGTGGGTTACACCGCCGTTATCGTCAGTCATGATGTGCCTAAAATATTTAAACTCTCAGATCATGTTGCCTTGCTGGCTGAGGGAATTATTCAAGGGCAGTTGACTCCCGAACAGTTCCAACGTTCAGAAAACCCGCTGATACGCGAGTTTGTTGAAACGACCATGGGACCAATCTACTCCAGTGAAAGAGAGGAAACATCTCTATAA
- a CDS encoding MlaE family ABC transporter permease yields MLQFLEKIGDYTLYYLEHAGRMTIFLFQCLWRILTPPYKLFPVLQQIDFIGARSIFVIFFTGGFTGMVLALQGYYTLRKFGSEGLLGSGVALSLIRELGPVLAALMVIGRAGSAITAEIGIMRNTEQIDALECMAVDPRRYLMVPKFIAAVISLPLLTAVFDVVGIVGGYLVGGLILGVNSGTYFQGMYQSVHWNDVEMGLVKSLVFGLLIVWISTAKGYFLHWERSGGFGAEGVSRTTTSSVVLASVTVLVWDYLISAIML; encoded by the coding sequence ATGCTGCAATTTCTAGAAAAAATTGGGGATTACACCCTTTACTATCTTGAACATGCCGGGCGCATGACGATTTTTCTCTTTCAGTGTCTTTGGCGGATATTGACGCCACCCTACAAACTGTTCCCGGTGCTGCAACAAATTGATTTTATTGGTGCACGTTCCATCTTTGTCATTTTTTTTACCGGGGGGTTTACCGGCATGGTTCTGGCTCTACAAGGTTATTATACCTTGCGTAAATTTGGGTCTGAAGGGTTATTAGGCTCCGGTGTCGCTCTTAGCCTGATTCGTGAACTAGGTCCCGTGCTGGCCGCATTAATGGTGATCGGTCGCGCCGGGTCGGCGATAACAGCCGAAATCGGGATTATGCGTAATACTGAGCAGATTGATGCCCTTGAGTGTATGGCCGTCGATCCCCGTCGTTATCTGATGGTTCCAAAATTTATTGCCGCTGTAATCAGTCTTCCGTTGCTGACGGCCGTCTTTGACGTCGTCGGTATTGTTGGAGGGTATCTTGTTGGTGGCCTGATTCTTGGTGTCAACAGTGGTACATATTTTCAAGGGATGTACCAGAGTGTTCATTGGAATGATGTTGAAATGGGGTTGGTTAAATCTTTGGTATTTGGTCTGTTAATAGTCTGGATTTCGACGGCGAAGGGTTATTTTCTTCACTGGGAGAGAAGTGGGGGGTTTGGCGCCGAAGGGGTAAGCCGCACGACGACGAGTTCGGTAGTGTTGGCTTCGGTGACGGTCCTGGTGTGGGACTATCTGATTAGCGCCATAATGCTTTAG
- a CDS encoding class I SAM-dependent methyltransferase, with translation MAQLFSNLSAWSQRLIKEVLSTGDFAVDLTAGNGYDTLMLAQAVGAMGRVLAFDVQNKALENTASRLAGLGLPVRRLSVPGTEIAAGVNMVQADHADFDAWCVMPPRAIIANLGYLPGGDRTLVTKAESTLAALKAACNRLAFGGRIAVVVYPVHPGGLVEAEAVELFFNQLEESQFEVLHLRVLNRPRSPFLLTASKQS, from the coding sequence GTGGCGCAGCTTTTTTCCAATCTATCTGCCTGGAGCCAGCGCCTGATCAAAGAGGTGCTCTCCACGGGTGATTTCGCTGTCGATCTCACGGCTGGTAACGGATATGATACACTGATGCTCGCTCAGGCGGTCGGTGCAATGGGCAGGGTGTTGGCTTTTGATGTGCAAAATAAAGCGCTGGAAAATACCGCCAGCCGTCTGGCTGGGCTAGGCCTCCCGGTGCGCAGGTTATCCGTTCCGGGAACGGAGATAGCGGCAGGGGTAAATATGGTTCAGGCTGATCATGCCGACTTTGATGCTTGGTGTGTCATGCCACCGCGGGCGATTATTGCAAACCTGGGTTATCTGCCCGGTGGAGATCGAACGCTGGTGACAAAAGCGGAATCCACTCTCGCGGCACTAAAGGCTGCTTGCAATCGCCTGGCATTTGGAGGTCGCATTGCCGTCGTTGTCTACCCCGTTCATCCAGGCGGCCTTGTCGAAGCCGAGGCGGTTGAACTATTTTTCAATCAACTTGAAGAGAGCCAGTTTGAGGTGTTGCATTTACGCGTTCTGAATCGCCCGCGCTCACCATTTTTACTTACGGCCAGTAAACAAAGCTGA